Part of the Vanacampus margaritifer isolate UIUO_Vmar chromosome 12, RoL_Vmar_1.0, whole genome shotgun sequence genome, AATCTGTCAAAGGCCATTTCAATATTGGCATTTATTAACAAACTTTCACTTTACTGAGTCAACAATACTTTTTCTGGTGTTTTTCTCACCTCTCAATGAGCCGCCACTTTTCCATGGTGGAGGGGGTTTTGCGTCCCAATGATGCTAGGAGCTAAATTGTCTGGGATTTTGCCAATGGCAAATTGGTCCTAGGTGAGGGTCCAGACATAAAATGGCTCAAAAGACCCCAATGATGCATACAAATATTGAATTACATTGGGACCCACTTTGGAGCCTGGCTGATGAAGcttaaaacatacacacacttacatgtttatttttttttttttggtttagtttatttgggcatgatacattaaaaacaaacatccacATACAATAGTCAGCAAATTGTGTTGAAGCCCAAAAGAAGTAGGCTGAAGCAAAAGCTTATAATTGCCTACCCCATCATAGTGTACATCATACAGGAGCCCGAATTTTCTCACTAAACATTAAtactcaacataaaaaaaaagcacatcaaTCAGAAACATCTATTGAAAATGAGAACCAAAATGTTGTgcaaaacaaaatactgtataaaacaaatacaaatggaaattCAAGTTCTTAGGCCCTGCAATACAGCTATCTGCTGCCATACCAcatatttttccaaatgtaaTGTCATCTAATATTCAATATATTCCtaaacataatataataatattcctaaacatttttgttccatCTGGAGAAACCCTGGATATAATATGCttcttgaaatgaattgaatgaaaTGCTCCCCTAAAAGTATAATTACCCTCTAATGAGTAaacaattagggttaggtgtttttttttcattttttttttttaagttgactgCTATTTGCTTTATATCATATTAATAGAGATTTGAGTTTTACTAGATCTTCAAGCTTTAATAGTTTAGATTCTAGGAACAGTCCATTAGTATGGGCCCTGAATCCTAACAGCTTTCTTCTGTAGTCTAAATAGCATTTCCAAGTATTTCCCCAAACCTCAATACAATAGCTCAAACATGGAAGAATAAGTGAGCAATAAAGTATGTGGAGTGATTTTTCATCAAGCAGGTACCTGAATTTACtcattattgcaatattttttgctaaTTTGGAACGGGTGCTATTTATTTGAGGTCTCCAACTAAGATTATGACTCAGTATCACCCCGAGAAACTtgtattccctttttttttttttttcccaggagagctcagtattgttcattcgatttgacatcatcattgctctctttttttaaaaaaaaacaaaaaacaaataaattaaaaaaaaattaataaatgtttttttattttttatttttatttttatttttttttaaacttgtattCCCGTACCCTCTCAATTTCAACATTATCgattttaatttgttaatttaatttgtgtaaTTTGAGTGTTCCCCttaaatttaccaaaaaaaaccataacttttgttttaagtatatttaaacaaagttaatttttttaaatcaaaccaTTCTTTGAGTTTGTTAAGTTCTTCCATTATCTCGGTTCCAAGTTGTTGAAGATTTTTGCCCGAAGCTAGTATTGTAGTATCATcatcaaataatatatatttaagtcTTGATGATACATCACAAAGATCAtttatatataacaaaaataataaaggtCCTAGCACAGACCCCTGGGGGACTCCACAAATGATGCTCCCCGTTCTTGAACGGCACTCCCCTATTTGCACATACTGTTGTCTATCAGTTAAATAAGACTTCACCCAAtcatatgcaatttttttttaaagaattatgTTGTTATCAATTGTGTCAAAGGCTTTTCTCAAGTCAATGATATACCTCCAGAATGTGTTTTGACGGTAGCAATTTTTCCGTAGGCCTGTGTCTTCAaagtgaaggggaaaaaaagaataattagtCAATTCAATCACATTTGTATAAGCACACAATGAACTCACAACTGACActcctttctttgtttttgagaTACTCCAAAGTGGCTGTTTGACATACCTGCGGACTTCACAAGAGGAAAAGATGAAACAGACAGACAGGATGTACTGCAACAAGGATTTACTGGACTATTTCAGCTTCGGCATGGTCTTGGCAGGACTATTGCATCTGTACCACCACAAGAAAACCCAAACCTGCTATGGCCGCCACATGGTACGCACTCCTCACACCAGGTTGGTGCCAGCTCGCCTGGCCTGGTTCGTCCAGGAGTTGCCAGCTATTCTGATCCCATCACTTCTGATGCTCACTTCAGACAAACCCTACAGTGTGGGAAAGATGCTACTGCTTGGAACCTTTTGCCTGCACTATTTTCACAGGTAAAAGAAACGTAGTCGTGAAGAGATCTGTCTGCAGATAGCAGCAGGCTACAACGAAGGCACCCTTGACTGAACTAGATCTGATCTATTGGCAAGAatgcatgcaaaaaataaataaggctGCCTGTATGTCAGTGCATGAAGAGCATAGGAATTTGAACAAACATGATAAGTAATAGTGATTGACAGATATGAAATACTCAATTCCATTATGTGATGGAGGTAATGAAATGCAAACAATATTCTGTTCACTCATGCGATTTATCAAATTGAAGCTTGGACATTTGCAGAGCTAAATGTagaaggctaaaaaaaaaaaaaaaagtagtggtcaaaatcaaaattcacaaaatgttAACCATCTGCCTTGTCCAGCGCTAATTCATATTCTTTAATGCTTAGCAACATTTAAAGGATGGTCCAACCAGAGCTTTTGATAGCGAGAGTTTGGCCTGTCTCGGGTGATGGCGTCcacatgtcatgtgaccagcagttgaccaattaCAGCGTAGTACTCTACATAGACATGTGAGCAGCAGTCAACCAATTACAGTGTAGTTCTGTACGCAGAGTACTACGCTGtaattggtcaactgctggtcacatgacataaggacgccatcttgttaccctgctgaaaccgagCTGGCTGAAACCTTGTTTGTTAGCCTTCAACTGGAGAAATTAAAGCCATACGTCTTTGTTTCGTGCTGCCCATAAAGCTTGGCTAATCTCCAAGCTTTAATTTCATGTAGCCtgttaccaaaaataaataacttataACCAGgtgttaaattttttgtttttgagtttatAATTCCTTCCATATTTTCTCTATTCGCAACAATGGCATTgtcattaaagtggaagtcaatctaaaaaaatgtctttacaatagtTTGCAGTATGcagcaccactagtctaaacactgcgttctgattaatattgcgtttgtggaatctAAACTAAGCAACAAAAGCCACCGTTCCATaacaaagcggccattttgccacctgctgtcacctgaaaatgacatttcagttgctcaggtaacgaccaataatCACAGCTCCTGTTTTcagaagctgagccgtgattggttatctgagccctgagcacctGCGATGTGATTTTTAAGCGACAGCAcatggtaaaatggccgccccatgaaaTAGATAAAGATGTGTGTATTTTGCtttaagtcatattccacaaaagcagtgttaatcagaatgttgtgaTTAGTGGGGGCCAAGACAACATATTGTaacgatttttatttatttatttacatctcCTTTAATCAGACAAATTATTGTAGGCTTAAATTGTGACAGCAAAAGAGATTAGTGGTTGGCACATTCCCACAGATAAGTAATATAGGCCAACTGTAATACTGTTTACAAAAAGTAACAGGAATATTTGGTTTGAAATCATCTTGCAAAGCTAACTGTTGAACTTACTTTGTTGACCTTCTTTTGACCCCAGAACATTTGTCTACTCACTTCTGAGCAGAGGACAACCTTACCCACTGAATGTGATGATGGGAGCAATTATCGTCACCTCTGCAAACGGATTCTTGCAGGGATATTACCTGTTGCATTGTGCTCAGCTGGACGAGTGGAAAACTGGCTGTTGCTTCAAAATTGGTGGATGTCAAACACATAGATAGGCTACATTTTGTTGAGTTTATATTTTCAATGAATTTGTGATGATTTCTTTTAGGTTTATTGCTATTTTACACTGGAATGGTAATCAATACACACAGTGATTACATGCTACGTAACCTGAGGAAAAAGGGGGAAGTGATTTACAAGGTCCCTAAAGGTATGAAACAGTTTCTATCATGGTTAAACTCATATGTTATTAGCTATAATTTTTCTTCTCCCCATTTTTCCTGCAGGAGGCCTTTTTGAGTATGTATCTGCTCCAAATTATTTTGGAGAGATTATTGAGTGGTTTGGCTACGCTATGGCCACTTGGGGTCTTCCATCGCTTTCCTTTTTTGTGTTTACTACATGCTTCATTGGACCAAGAGCCTTTTACCATCACAGGTGACTAGTACTACAATCTTAGCGGTACCACATACCAAGTGAGTGACAGACTGTCtcatttgctgtattttttttaaacaggttttACAAGGGTAAATTCCAGGACTACCCCAAGTCTCGAAAGGCTCTGCTTCCATTTTTACTTTGAGAAAACGTCTCatttatatgaagacattggagagagagagagagagagagagagagagagagagagagagcgcaacATGCTAAAAAGTTCTCAATTTTCACCCATATTCAGTCAATTATATGGCAAAGCCCAAAGGTAATTTTATGTTATTCTTACAAAATCTGAGGTTGTTTTTAACCTCATTCAAATCCCacattttaatactttgtccttcacttttttttttaaacttttttttttttatgcaagaacatacagaaggctttgatgcagcttctgacatgaagaggtggcttaaagcaatggtaattattgcaaaaaaacggtcagcaggtggcagcagagtataagagatcaaccaggtccttgtcgcaacaagctctttttgccagttttCAACAGACATGTAAATAATGATAACATTTGGCAAAATTCTattgctgcaaaaacggaaatagatacaaatgtacttttttccctgatgagagaagagactctagtctttcttttgacgggttccatgtttttataccaatagaacacaatattctgtgggacttgcaaaatctgtcaaaatccagtaagacagccaggagcgaagggggttgcttcagtaaaaatggctaggagtgaatgagttaatgttttgtaaattcacagttcaataaatataaatatgtcaaCAAGCACTTGTATCCGGCCCATCCATCCGGTTTGAGTCAGTTAATATCCTGTATAGTATATCGTATATCAAGAACAACATTTACAGTTTCTATAGCAACCTGTAAAGCATTAAGTTTTGCTGTAAAGGAGTCAAGCACCTTTGCATGCACAGTGACATCTCCAGTCAAGGATGCAGGTGAGAACACGGGATATTTTGTGTTCAAGTGACACCACTTCCTACTCTGGCTACTCTCCAACAGTCCACATCCACACCTGCTCACACAAGTCTCCATGTCACCTTGTCTCGCATCTTTTGGAAGAGTCCAGTGGTGAGCGCAAGTCAGATCGATGAGAGAATCCCCACCGTCGTGCTGTAGTGCTGCGGCCACTGACTCAAGAGAACTGCAGAAAGCCTCCACACCAAGAAGGTACTCCGTTTGCAGGCAGCCTAACCGTGATGCACTTGAAGTGGCGTCACACTAGGattaaaatgaagaaattaaGTGGAGGGAATACTGATATGCAAATGAGACGAAATAACATTGGTGCATACTTGGTGTCTGATGTAAGCAGCTAGGTGGGTCTCTGTGCACCCGCCTCCAAGTAAAGCAAACGGTTCCTTCAGGGTAAGTCGTAGCACGTGTTCTGTCTTCTGGCATGCCACCTTTCATGACCACAAAGACAATAAACAACTACTGCATATATTCACCTTTAATGCGTCTTTTACCTAATCATACCTTCAACTCATTTAACATCGTCTCATTCCTGTGGCAGAGGACTGTGGTACAAATCACAGACTCCTCAGCAGGATACAAATGCAGCATAGTCTTGGATCCAAACTGTCTTGGGGTGACATTCCTCACCTTTCCATAGGCCTTGTGAGGGATTGTAGTGTGTAATGTTGCTACAGGCTGAGCCCCTATGGAgttagacaaaacaaaaactgtaacACATATATTTAAGGgctttaaatgaaaaacaagacATGGTTGTTATGTTCAAAACAGCACTTAGAAATGTCTCAAGTTGTAGCTACCTGTGAGTCGAGCAAGAGGCTGCATGAGATTAAGCCCAACTCTCTCCACGACTATGATGCCATGACTCCTCAGGTATTGCTGCAGAACTGGATGGATGACCTTCTGGCAAACAAATAACTTCACCTCATCTTTCAATGCCTGTTTGCCAATCTCGAGGAGGTGATCTAGGATCTGAGAGTCTATGTCAGCGCCGTACTGGATCTCAATCGGCCCATCTCCTATTTCAGAAAGATCACCAGCAAGGGATGTACTAAACAATACCACACACAGCGGATTGCAGGGGTGATTTCTCACCTCCAAGCCCTCAAAACCATCTGGGATGTCAACTAATAATCCTGGAAACACCACAGACTCCATTACAGGAAGACCCTCAATGGTCACGATTAGTGTCGTGCCCAGGGTTACTATACCAGTGTTGTTAGACGGCACGGTCAGTAAAAAGGCTTGCACTGCCAACTTGCTGATGTGAAGTGCTTCATTCTCTGTTAGCATAGTGGCCGGTTTGCTGCATAGAATACTGCCAGCCATCTTGATTAAGTTTTGGCTACTGCAAAAGTCAAGCTTTACTTTACAATCGCATTCCTCTTGGTGAAGATAATTGATGCACAGATCCAACAGGTGTTTATTTATCCTGATAGCCTCGTTGTGTCGTGGACCAGACTGCTTGACTTTTTCAATAAGAGTCACACAAAAAATAGCTGCAAACAACCCACAGTCACTAAAACGAGAAACGTGACTGCTAATGGAGGCTAAAATTAGATTTAGAAGCGGTATCGATGAATTAATAGCTGGAAGAAGCACTGATGACGTTGAGGTGGTCACAACTTGCCCTCCGATGTTGTTGTGAATGTGCTTCAGTCTCCCCGATGGACCAAAACAAGATCTGAGAAGCTGGCCCAAAAGATGAAGCTTGTTCAAAATGTCACTGTTTTCCAGTGGTAGATCCGTACAAAGCGCTGGTGATTTCTTAACGAGTCGAGACATCTCATTTCTCGAAATGATCACTTGAACACCAAACTCTGCAAATTTTGTTAGCGTAGAATTGACAAGTCTGCTCGGTTTAAAAACAGCGTTGCAAGTTACGGTTTTGCCTGATTATAATTAAAACTACATCGAAAAAACGTGAATTCAGTCACTTCAAGAAGCCAAATAatatagtattatttttttgtattacacaTAATGTAATACATATAATGTGATCACACGTAAACAAACTTTAGTCAGTAATTTCTACTCATTTGTAATACAGGCGTCTACGCGGAATACTTGTTTCCATGGCAGCGGTCAAGCGTTGGGACCTGCTGGTCCTACTGGTCCAGCGGtcgcataatttaaaatgtttcgAATTTGCGACAATTACAATAGATTTCCTGTGAGAAGTTATATCGATATCAGATACATAACGAAAGGTCGAGGCACGGGATTTTCAACGTCTTAAAAGCGAGTGCGTTTACACTGTTTTTTGTCGCAAGATTGCGCGTAGTgaatgtgacgtcatcttcagcaGCCAAATGACTGCACAGAAATTCAAACTATTAGCGGTAAGAAATGTATCGTCACATTTTGCTGTAATTGCATGCTTTTACAACTGAATGATTTACGCATAGTGTACCTATTAATCAGTATGGAAAAGAATACAGCTGTTTGCAGGATGCAGGTTTAATAGTAAAATAGTAGTTTAATCCTGCACTGTATGTTTTCAGGCGAAAACTACTGTACTTCTATAACTGCAATGGCACCGCTCAAATTTGTTATTAAGGTAAGTGGAAAGacaataatgtactgtatatagagCTACAAAAGACGGTATATTTTCGGGGTTCTTTAATCgaattttgtatgtttttgttgtgcatTATTCTCGTAGCACAGTGTGTTTTGTTCTAGGATATTATGCATCTATCGCACTTGtggttattatagttaagtATAGTATACCAtatcgttttttgtttgtttgttgttttaagtttgtttttgcacaattttattcaaacaaaacaatggaCCATATTTTAATTAGGAAATCTGTAGTTGAACACTGTAAACTGTTCCAGACACTATAATCTATGTAGCTgtcgttttgtttttacattgatCTCAGCTCTTTCAGAAATGTTTTAATCTGAACTCAAATCTAATGGGGCATATAAAGAAACACTGCACCTATCTgtagtttaaaaatagattttgatttatttttatcaacGTTCTACTGAAATATTGTTTGTCTCACTTCTGCTGTTCGGGGTTGTCCAAGCTTCTCGTATGAAGTTTGCAGGAtatccccgtgcttgcgtgttTGCTCCTGGTACTCTggcttcctctcacattccaaaaatctGCATGAGAGGTTAATTAGAAACTTAAAATTCAATGAATGAATATGAGTGTCACTGGTTAGAGTTGCCCTACTGAAGAATTCACCCAAAAATTTCTTTGCAataggcaaggcaaggcaacaTTTATTTGTGTAGCATAATTCATTCACAGGGTAACTCACAGTGCTTTACAGAAATGAAAAAAGACaggttaaaacacacacaattaaaataTAATCAATAAAACATATCAGTTGATCAAAAATAATCagttaatataaattaaaaggCCAAGGTGCAGATAGAAATagcaatagcctttttatttgaccatattCTGTCCCGCTTAACCTGTTCAGGCTTATTGGTGAGCTGGAGTTTATGCCAGTTGGCTTTGGTTGTTTAGGccttactagaataaagtgtaattgaaCATCCCCTACAATAGCTCCTCCGCAGAGGTGtatttacaacaattttatagaaaAATGATAGTAATAGTCGTGACGGAGAGTTGTGTGTTTTTGGGGTTCGGGGTGTGTGAAATATTTTCTCCTTCTTGGGAgtgtgtaagaaaaaaaaaacaataattgaaaAGCACCGATGTATAGACAGTTGAGACTATAGCATACTCAGCGGTCTCAAAGTCTGGTCCTCGATAGTTTTCAATATCTTCCTCTTCTAACATACctgaatcaaataatcaggatCGTTTTCAGGCTACTGCACATGCagacttgctgatgagctgatcatttgattttGGTGTGTTATAGGAGGGAAGCATGGGAATGCATGAGATGCTGAAGACTCTAAAGTCGCTATCACTGCCAAATTGTACCTCTTACTGTTTCCAGCAAGAAGCACATCttaccaagattttttttcatatcacaaAATATGTGTTGTGTAACTGGGGAaagtatttatctgaaaatataTGTATGGTTCAGTGGCTCTTGATATTATTGTCTTATAGTAACAACCTTTTGCCACTAGAGGGAAGTAGTACGACACGTTTTAACTCTGTCATGCCAGACTACTATTTCTGTCTCTGGTCAACCTTGGTGCAAATGTCAAACAGGATTGCCTCCCTCAGGGTCTTTGTTAGTGAGAATGTCAATTCATACAAGGCAGGAAACtctttctattaaaaaaaaaacagttgtttaTCCTCAGTCTGATTCTCTGTCAGCAATAATGCACCTCAGATGTTTTTGTTAAGTGCAGGCAAAGCTGATGATCTCTGTTTTGTTGATGTTTCATTTATTGAGAGTTTTGAACAAGAGCTTCAGACATTTTGCACTGATCTCCACATCCTCCACTATTCCATGTGTGCCCTGCTGACCAGATATTGCACCCACTCCCCTTTATTTGTTTCATATGCATGCCTGCATACAGGCCACTTCAGCACCCCCCACCACTAGTTGGTTGTGGGAGAGTAAAACGCTCGAGGTTCACGGCGGGTTCCTTCCCACTGGGCACATAATGATACAGTTGTGTTATTCTGCCTGAGAAAATGCTCAGAGGCTCAACCACACTCAACCAACTAACCACAAACAAGCAAGTAAGAAGAGATCAGGCTGAACAATAGCATTCAAGGCACTGCAACTGGCTCCCCTTTCACAAAACCAACACCACTGTCACCGTGGGTTAAATGAATGGATCAACTTCTGGGACGAGATTCTCCATGGAAACATTATATTTAGGAATGCATGTAAGTCTGTTAGCCCGTTGCACTTTTCCAGCATAGTGAAAGCATTTATGCGTCATGTTCAGTGCCATGTTTACTAGGCTGTTCGCTAGTAACTTTTATGatcctttattttgtttttcaaaggaACTCCCTCCCTTGTCTGCACAACTGGAGGGGGTGCGCTTTCTTATAGGCGTAGACCGTGTAGTCACCCGCCACTTCATAGACCTCCCGAAAAGGGCCCGCAGGCAAAAACACTGATCCACTGAAGTGCC contains:
- the srd5a2b gene encoding 3-oxo-5-alpha-steroid 4-dehydrogenase 2b isoform X2, coding for MILSTKDLGKLHNRNTPKWLFDIPADFTRGKDETDRQDVLQQGFTGLFQLRHGLGRTIASVPPQENPNLLWPPHDKPYSVGKMLLLGTFCLHYFHRTFVYSLLSRGQPYPLNVMMGAIIVTSANGFLQGYYLLHCAQLDEWKTGCCFKIGLLLFYTGMVINTHSDYMLRNLRKKGEVIYKVPKGGLFEYVSAPNYFGEIIEWFGYAMATWGLPSLSFFVFTTCFIGPRAFYHHRFYKGKFQDYPKSRKALLPFLL
- the srd5a2b gene encoding 3-oxo-5-alpha-steroid 4-dehydrogenase 2b isoform X1, with product MKQTDRMYCNKDLLDYFSFGMVLAGLLHLYHHKKTQTCYGRHMVRTPHTRLVPARLAWFVQELPAILIPSLLMLTSDKPYSVGKMLLLGTFCLHYFHRTFVYSLLSRGQPYPLNVMMGAIIVTSANGFLQGYYLLHCAQLDEWKTGCCFKIGLLLFYTGMVINTHSDYMLRNLRKKGEVIYKVPKGGLFEYVSAPNYFGEIIEWFGYAMATWGLPSLSFFVFTTCFIGPRAFYHHRFYKGKFQDYPKSRKALLPFLL
- the mkks gene encoding molecular chaperone MKKS isoform X1; this translates as MSRLVKKSPALCTDLPLENSDILNKLHLLGQLLRSCFGPSGRLKHIHNNIGGQVVTTSTSSVLLPAINSSIPLLNLILASISSHVSRFSDCGLFAAIFCVTLIEKVKQSGPRHNEAIRINKHLLDLCINYLHQEECDCKVKLDFCSSQNLIKMAGSILCSKPATMLTENEALHISKLAVQAFLLTVPSNNTGIVTLGTTLIVTIEGLPVMESVVFPGLLVDIPDGFEGLEVRNHPCNPLCVVLFSTSLAGDLSEIGDGPIEIQYGADIDSQILDHLLEIGKQALKDEVKLFVCQKVIHPVLQQYLRSHGIIVVERVGLNLMQPLARLTGAQPVATLHTTIPHKAYGKVRNVTPRQFGSKTMLHLYPAEESVICTTVLCHRNETMLNELKVACQKTEHVLRLTLKEPFALLGGGCTETHLAAYIRHQCDATSSASRLGCLQTEYLLGVEAFCSSLESVAAALQHDGGDSLIDLTCAHHWTLPKDARQGDMETCVSRCGCGLLESSQSRKWCHLNTKYPVFSPASLTGDVTVHAKVLDSFTAKLNALQVAIETVNVVLDIRYTIQDIN
- the mkks gene encoding molecular chaperone MKKS isoform X2; amino-acid sequence: MSRLVKKSPALCTDLPLENSDILNKLHLLGQLLRSCFGPSGRLKHIHNNIGGQVVTTSTSSVLLPAINSSIPLLNLILASISSHVSRFSDCGLFAAIFCVTLIEKVKQSGPRHNEAIRINKHLLDLCINYLHQEECDCKVKLDFCSSQNLIKMAGSILCSKPATMLTENEALHISKLAVQAFLLTVPSNNTGIVTLGTTLIVTIEGLPVMESVVFPGLLVDIPDGFEGLEILDHLLEIGKQALKDEVKLFVCQKVIHPVLQQYLRSHGIIVVERVGLNLMQPLARLTGAQPVATLHTTIPHKAYGKVRNVTPRQFGSKTMLHLYPAEESVICTTVLCHRNETMLNELKVACQKTEHVLRLTLKEPFALLGGGCTETHLAAYIRHQCDATSSASRLGCLQTEYLLGVEAFCSSLESVAAALQHDGGDSLIDLTCAHHWTLPKDARQGDMETCVSRCGCGLLESSQSRKWCHLNTKYPVFSPASLTGDVTVHAKVLDSFTAKLNALQVAIETVNVVLDIRYTIQDIN
- the mkks gene encoding molecular chaperone MKKS isoform X3, encoding MSRLVKKSPALCTDLPLENSDILNKLHLLGQLLRSCFGPSGRLKHIHNNIGGQVVTTSTSSVLLPAINSSIPLLNLILASISSHVSRFSDCGLFAAIFCVTLIEKVKQSGPRHNEAIRINKHLLDLCINYLHQEECDCKVKLDFCSSQNLIKMAGSILCSKPATMLTENEALHISKLAVQAFLLTVPSNNTGIVTLGTTLIVTIEGLPVMESVVFPGLLVDIPDGFEGLEEMGRLRSSTALT